The following proteins come from a genomic window of Sorghum bicolor cultivar BTx623 chromosome 3, Sorghum_bicolor_NCBIv3, whole genome shotgun sequence:
- the LOC8075436 gene encoding ABC transporter B family member 11: MGDDGRGKGAEASAAGDGGGREEGAAAAGSRENSNSKPAAAVGRVPLYRLFAFADRTDALLMAVGAVAAVANGMAQPTMTFIFGDVIDAFGSSASPDVLHRVVKVIMNFVYLAIGAGLASTLQVSCWTITGERQAARIRALYLKAILRQDIAFFDMEMSTGQVVERMAGDTFLIQDAIGEKVGKSLQLLSTFVGGFIIAFVRGWLLALVMLSSIPPIAIAGAIISKMMTRLSTRMQAKYGDAGNVVEQMLGSIRTVVSYNGEKQAIRTYNKFIRKAYESALQEGAVNGLGLGSVMAILFCSYGLAVWYGSRLIVERGYNGGMVISVIMAVMIGAMSLGQATPSVTAFAEGQGAAYRMFKTIERKPDIDIYDTTGVILEDVKGDVELKDVYFSYPTRSEHLVFDGFSLRVPNGTTMALVGESGSGKSTVISLVERFYDPQAGEVLIDGVDIRKMNVGWIRGKIGLVSQEPVLFSTTIRENIAYGMENLTLEEIKGATELANAAKFIDKLPNGLDTLVGERGTQLSGGQKQRIAIARAIVKNPRILLLDEATSALDMESERVVQEAMNRVMLERTTIIVAHRLSTVKNADVISVLQHGKMVQQGSHVELMKIPEGAYSQLIHLQETRQGADFSSVDPDIIVTNGFGSRSTNSKPRSQRISRQRSTSKGSSSFGHSGRQSFPTPLSVPDPMELDGSPDVEETTDKINRAPKKAPIARLFYLNKPEALVLALGSITAAMHGVILPIYGILISTAIKVFYEPPEELLKDCRFWASMFVVLGACAFVLIPIEYFLFGLAGGKLVERVRSLTFQSVMRQEISWFDKPEHSSGTIGARLSTDAMNLRRLVGDNLALNVQTVSTVISGFTIAVVANWKLALIITVVVPFVGFQGYAQMKFLKGLNRNAKLKYEEASQVATDAVGGIRTIASFSAEKKVMDAYEKKCEYPIKQGIREGIVGGLGFGFSFLAFYFTYALCFYVGAKFVQQGKATFPEVFRVFFVLVLATSGISRTSAVGSDSTKANDAAASVFEILDRESKIDYSCEDGITITSVRGEIGFQNVCFKYPSRPNVQIFKDLSLNIPYGKTVALVGESGSGKSTAIALLERFYDPDSGKILFDDVELQTLKVSWLRQQVGLVSQEPVLFNDTIRSNIAYGKQGEASEEEIVAAAEAANAHQFISALPDGYNTIVGERGIQLSGGQKQRVAIARAIIKDPKVLLLDEATSALDAESERVVQEALDHVMVGRTTVVVAHRLSTIRGADIIAVFKNGAVAEKGRHEELMRIKDGTYASLVELSSSSS, encoded by the exons ATGGGAGACGACGGCAGGGGGAAGGGGGCCGAAGCTAGCGCCGCCGGAGATGGAGGAGGACGGGAGGAGGGAGCTGCGGCAGCAGGCAGCCGTGAGAATTCGAATTcgaagccggcggcggcggtggggcgCGTGCCTCTGTACCGGCTCTTCGCGTTCGCGGACCGGACGGACGCTCTGCTTATGGCCGTGGGCGCCGTCGCGGCGGTGGCCAACGGGATGGCGCAGCCGACCATGACCTTCATCTTCGGCGACGTCATCGACGCCTTCGGCTCCTCCGCATCCCCTGACGTGCTCCACAGGGTCGTCAAG GTGATAATGAACTTCGTTTATCTTGCCATTGGAGCAGGGCTTGCGTCAACACTTC AGGTATCATGTTGGACAATTACTGGAGAAAGACAAGCAGCACGAATCAGAGCCTTGTATCTCAAAGCAATTCTAAGACAGGATATTGCATTCTTTGACATGGAAATGAGCACTGGACAAGTGGTTGAGAGGATGGCAGGGGATACATTCCTAATTCAAGATGCCATTGGAGAAAAG GTTGGGAAGTCCTTACAgctcctttctacttttgttggTGGCTTTATTATTGCATTTGTGAGAGGATGGCTCTTGGCCCTTGTTATGCTCTCAAGCATTCCTCCGATTGCCATTGCTGGTGCGATTATTTCAAAGATGATGACAAGACTCTCCACCCGCATGCAAGCAAAATATGGTGATGCTGGGAATGTTGTCGAACAAATGCTTGGATCAATTAGAACG GTCGTGTCATACAATGGTGAGAAGCAAGCTATAAGAACATATAACAAGTTCATTAGAAAAGCATATGAATCTGCTCTACAGGAAGGTGCTGTAAATGGACTTGGATTGGGTTCTGTAATGGCAATCTTATTTTGCAGTTATGGGTTGGCTGTTTGGTATGGATCTAGACTGATAGTTGAGCGAGGATACAATGGCGGCATGGTTATTTCTGTGATAATGGCTGTCATGATTGGCGCAAT GTCCTTAGGTCAGGCAACACCATCAGTAACAGCTTTTGCTGAAGGTCAAGGAGCAGCATATAGAATGTTCAAGACAATTGAACGGAAACCAGATATTGATATATATGATACCACAGGTGTCATATTGGAGGACGTAAAGGGTGATGTTGAACTGAAGGATGTGTACTTCAGCTATCCTACCAGGTCTGAACATTTAGTATTTGATGGATTCTCATTGCGAGTACCAAATGGCACAACTATGGCCCTAGTTGGGGAGAGTGGCAGTGGGAAGTCGACTGTGATCAGTTTGGTGGAGAGGTTCTATGATCCACAGGCTGGAGAAGTTTTGATTGACGGAGTTGACATAAGAAAAATGAACGTTGGATGGATAAGAGGAAAAATTGGTCTCGTCAGCCAAGAACCAGTGTTATTCTCAACTACAATCAGGGAAAACATTGCCTATGGAATGGAAAATTTAACACTTGAAGAGATCAAGGGAGCAACTGAGCTTGCAAATGCTGCTAAATTCATTGATAAATTACCAAAT GGTCTTGACACATTGGTTGGGGAACGTGGAACTCAATTGTCTGGAGGGCAGAAGCAAAGAATAGCAATTGCTAGAGCAATCGTAAAGAACCCTAGGATCTTACTACTTGATGAAGCAACCAGCGCATTGGATATGGAATCTGAGAGGGTAGTTCAAGAAGCTATGAATAGGGTAATGTTAGAAAGGACTACAATTATCGTTGCTCATCGCCTAAGCACAGTGAAGAATGCTGATGTGATCTCTGTCCTGCAACATGGGAAGATGGTTCAACAAG GCTCACATGTAGAACTAATGAAGATACCTGAAGGTGCTTACTCTCAGCTGATACATCTACAAGAGACACGACAAGGGGCAGACTTTTCTAGTGTTGACCCTGATATCATAGTAACAAATGGTTTTGGCTCTAGGTCTACTAATAGCAAACCAAGAAGCCAAAGAATCTCCAGGCAGAGATCAACTAGTAAAGGATCTTCCTCTTTTGGGCATAGTGGTAGGCAATCCTTCCCTACTCCACTTAGCGTACCTGATCCTATGGAACTTGATGGATCTCCTGATGTAGAGGAGACTACTGACAAAATAAATAGAGCTCCAAAGAAAGCTCCAATTGCTAGACTCTTCTATCTGAACAAACCAGAAGCTCTTGTTCTTGCACTTGGTTCTATAACTGCTGCGATGCATGGAGTCATTCTTCCAATATATGGCATATTAATTTCAACCGCAATAAAGGTGTTTTATGAGCCACCGGAAGAACTACTAAAGGACTGCAGGTTCTGGGCAAGCATGTTTGTTGTGCTTGGTGCTTGTGCATTTGTTCTTATTCCAATAGAATACTTCCTATTTGGATTAGCTGGTGGGAAGCTTGTGGAGCGTGTGCGATCACTGACATTCCAAAGTGTAATGCGCCAAGAGATCAGCTGGTTTGATAAACCTGAACACTCAAG TGGAACAATTGGTGCAAGGCTATCAACTGATGCTATGAATCTTAGGCGACTTGTTGGGGACAATTTAGCACTTAATGTTCAGACTGTATCCACTGTCATATCAGGCTTCACAATAGCAGTAGTTGCAAACTGGAAGCTGGCATTGATTATCACTGTGGTGGTTCCTTTTGTGGGTTTCCAAGGCTATGCCCAAATGAAGTTCCTTAAAGGTCTCAACAGAAATGCAAAG TTGAAGTATGAAGAAGCGAGTCAAGTAGCTACTGATGCAGTCGGGGGCATCAGAACTATAGCATCCTTTTCTGCTGAAAAGAAAGTGATGGACGCCTATGAGAAGAAATGTGAATATCCCATAAAACAAGGAATAAGGGAAGGCATTGTTGGTGGCTTGGGGTTTGGCTTCTCATTCCTTGCCTTCTACTTTACCTATGCACTGTGCTTCTATGTTGGTGCCAAATTTGTTCAGCAAGGAAAGGCAACATTTCCTGAAGTGTTTAGG GTCTTCTTCGTATTAGTTTTAGCAACAAGTGGAATCTCGCGAACAAGTGCAGTTGGCTCGGACAGCACCAAGGCTAATGATGCGGCTGCATCTGTCTTTGAAATTCTTGACCGGGAATCTAAGATCGACTATAGCTGTGAGGATGGTATCACCATCACAAGTGTGAGGGGTGAAATTGGTTTCCAGAATGTGTGCTTCAAGTATCCATCACGACCAAATGTTCAAATCTTCAAGGATCTATCATTGAACATTCCTTATGGAAAG ACTGTTGCACTAGTTGGGGAGAGTGGAAGTGGCAAGTCCACAGCGATCGCACTACTTGAAAGGTTCTATGATCCAGATTCCGGTAAGATCCTCTTTGATGATGTGGAACTTCAAACCCTCAAAGTTAGCTGGCTTCGGCAGCAAGTTGGACTAGTTTCCCAAGAGCCCGTACTATTCAATGACACCATCCGCTCCAACATAGCTTATGGGAAGCAAGGGGAGGCATCTGAAGAAGagattgttgctgctgctgaagCAGCCAATGCACATCAGTTCATATCTGCTTTGCCTGACGGGTATAACACCATTGTTGGCGAAAGAGGAATCCAACTGTCAGGTGGGCAGAAGCAGCGTGTCGCCATCGCAAGGGCCATCATCAAGGATCCCAAGGTGCTCCTGCTAGATGAGGCAACAAGCGCGCTAGATGCAGAGTCAGAGCGAGTGGTGCAAGAGGCGCTGGACCATGTGATGGTCGGTAGAACGACAGTGGTGGTAGCGCATCGCTTGTCAACAATCAGAGGCGCAGACATCATTGCTGTCTTCAAGAATGGGGCAGTAGCCGAGAAAGGCAGGCATGAAGAGTTAATGCGGATAAAGGATGGAACCTATGCTTCGCTTGTGGAGCTAAGCTCTAGCTCTTCATGA